The nucleotide sequence TTCTTTTAATAATGTGCTAGTGTATCCTGATGAAATTTTCAAAAATAAAGAGCATTCCGGCAAACCTTTCAATACTATTCGTTCTTGTTTAACTCAATTAAATTTAGCTAACATTTATCTGGGGATAGCATTAGGAGCATTTGAAGCCGCCAAACAATACACCAAAACCACGACAAAACCCTGGTTAACATCAGGAGTAGAAAGTGCCAGCGAAGACCCTTATATTCTGCAACATTATGGGAATTTATGGGTAGATCTTCAAGCCGCAGCCGCTTTAGTGGATCAAGCCGGAGAGTCTTTACAAGCAACATGGGAGCAAGAATGGTTATTAACCGCCTCTCAAAGAGGAGAATGTGCAGTAGCCATTGCTACGGCTAAAGTAGCGGCAACTAGAGTAGGATTAGAAGTTACTAATCGTATCTTTGAAGTGATGGGAGCAAGAGCAACTGCTAAAAAATATGGATTTGATCGTTATTGGCGTAATCTTCGCACCTTTACCCTTCATGATCCCTTAGATTATAAGTTGCGAGACTTGGGAAATTGGGCACTTAATGATCAGTTACCGAAACCTAATTTTTATTCCTAAAACTTTAATAATTAAATACTAATCCTGATTAGCTTGCTGTTTTAGTTGGGGATTTAAATTAACAATTTGTTGAAGAAACCAAGTAGCAGCACTGCCATTACTTTCTTGGGCAAGACGTTCTAGGGTTTGCTCTAATAAATGAATCGGGAGTCCAGCAAGAGCAACTGATTGATCGGTTTCTTTATAAATACCTTCTTCTAAAATAAAAGCAAACACTCTTTTTCCTCTGACATCAATTACCCAATATTCAGGAATGCCTAAAGCGGCATAGAGATGTTTTTTTTCATCTAAATCTGTAGCGAGGGTTGTATCAGCAATTTCTCCTACTAAATTAGGCACTCTATTCTCTTCTAAATTAATGTAGCGTCTATCTCCAGCTTGCCAACGGGGATAATCTTCACCGATATATAAAACTAGATCAGGTGCGCCGGCTTGGGTGTTCGGTTTTTCAAGAAGACAGCCATTAAATAAACTAAATACTTGCTCTGGATGTTGAGCAAACCAAAAACCTAATAACATACTGAACAAGCTATTGATGCTAGAATGCTCAATCCCTTCTTTGCCCATGTCGACTAGCAAATGATTATTATAAAAATAAAGTCTAATCCGTTCCGGTGACGGATCATCCCGATAAGTTAAATAATCTTCCCAAGTAGCGGGTTTCCATAGAGGTAAACTATTAAGAGAAGATTCTGAAATAACAGGGGTAATTGCAGCAGTCATAATATTAACTACCCTCAAAATTTTTAATTTAATTTTAGTCTAACTCCCCTGGCTCAGAGCAGAGCAACTCCGATGTTTAAACAACAACAATACTGTTGGAATCAATAAGCGGCTTGGTACTTAATATAGCAATCTGTGTA is from Gloeothece verrucosa PCC 7822 and encodes:
- a CDS encoding Uma2 family endonuclease, whose translation is MTAAITPVISESSLNSLPLWKPATWEDYLTYRDDPSPERIRLYFYNNHLLVDMGKEGIEHSSINSLFSMLLGFWFAQHPEQVFSLFNGCLLEKPNTQAGAPDLVLYIGEDYPRWQAGDRRYINLEENRVPNLVGEIADTTLATDLDEKKHLYAALGIPEYWVIDVRGKRVFAFILEEGIYKETDQSVALAGLPIHLLEQTLERLAQESNGSAATWFLQQIVNLNPQLKQQANQD